DNA sequence from the Vibrio sp. BS-M-Sm-2 genome:
TGCAACCGACACATTGCCAATTTTGTTATAACGGAGAAAACATTCTGTGAGTCAACAACATATTATTACACTCAACACATTTGGTCTGTTAGGAATCACAATTGTTTTATTGATGGGATCGATTTTACAAATTAGTTTGAATGAATTGCCGTGTCCACTGTGTTTGCTTCAACGTTTGGGGTTTGTCATGGTAATGTTCGGGTTTATGCTGAATGTTGTTTACGGTACAGCGCCAAGTCACTACGGAATTACACTTGTGGGTGCATTGTTTGGAGCCGTGTCAGCACTTCGACAAGTTTCACTACACGTAATTCCTGGTACTCTTGGTTTTGGGAGTCCTGTGTTTGGTATGCATTACTATACGTGGGCATTCATAATATTTAGTATGACTATTTTTGGTGTTTCAATATTGCTAATTATTTGGAATAAAGAATTGAGTTTGGAAACCTACTACATTGGTAAATTTGGAAGAGCTGTGTGTATCTTGGCCATCTATGCCGTCTTTCTTAACGCTATTTCAACCTTCATTGAATGTGGGCCATTTGAATGCCCAGCGGATCCTGTAAGTTATTGGTTGCTTGACATACTTAGGTGAGTTTTACTGATGTTTAACCTAACACCACTAAACTTAATAATATAAGGCTTATAAAACTTTCCCAGTTGTAAGTAAGCTCTACTGACAAAAATTGGTGGGGCTATATTAGACATTTTTGATTACGTTCCACCTGTTTTAATTATCACTTCGCTATATCTGTATCCTGTTGGTTTACCTACCCTTAACTTTCGCTGCCTAATTAAAGTCAAACACTGATTATTGAATTAGGTACTTTTGAATTCAAAAATACCGGATGGTTGGTTGCTTAAAGTAAGTTTGTAATCAGCAGCGCTTGCGGTTTTCATACGGTTTTGTATTCATGTTTGTATAGAGCTCTCTGAAGAATCTTAATGTAAAACGCTTACACTTTGAATTATTTTTATCAATGTGTTGTGGGATAGCAGGAACGAGTGTCTAATCATCTTGGTATGATTGATTGCAATCTAAAGGCGGGTTGGAGTAGGCTTATTTATCAATTAGAGGCGTGTGTGTAAGGTGCTATATGTAGGCAATGGAATTGTAAATTGAGACATTGAGATTATATACAGCGAAGACATTCGTAAACCAGTCGAGTTTTACCACAGTGAGGTTGTCTAGGAGATTAGCCGATGTCACAACCTCATTGATATTCGGGTGGGTTATTTGTGAATTTAGCCCCTCTAGGCAGTAATACCATTTGTGTGAGGGTAAATCATGTACTTTACTTCAATGTAATGTATGGACCCTCATTTGTTTGAAGCCAGATTGCTGTTTGAATTGTGTAAACAAATGCCGAATTTGGGAGTCGACGCATCTGATGTGTTGAGTTTTGTTCATCGTTCGTATTTCTACTATTACGATATTTAATCGTTTGGTTGAAGTGTTCATTAATATCAATATAGTCGTAGTCGTAAAGTTGATACTATTGATGTTTATGTCATTTTTGTTGGCGCGCATGGTGCTAAATATTTACTATCGTGCTAATTCTGAGGGGGTGAAAATATTTGTGTGGAAAGTGAATTGGTTGTTAGCATTGTCGTGGGTATTTAGTGGTATTAATGCTAATGATTATGATTTTATCAATAGTTATATTGTCGGTATTCAAAACAGTTAAGATATCCAATGCCATTTTCTATGCAAGTTAATCAGAGAGAGATGCTGTTTACTGTAGTCTTCCAGCCTATTTTCGATCTCGAAATAAATACAGTTATTGCTATGGAAGTATTGTCTAGAGTACAGTCAGGAAGCAATATAGAGGCCGCTTTAAAACAAATATCATTAAATGGAAATTCACGTGAATTTACGTTAGCTCTATTCAAAGAAATAGTGAGCGTATGTAGTCTGCTGCCTGAAAGTGTCCGTTATCTGTCGGTAAACGTCACTATGGTTCATATGTGCAACTATCGAATTTGTGATGATTTGGAAGAACTAATAACTAGGTTATCTGAACGCAAGATTAAGTTAGTTGTTGAATTACCTGAAGGTGAACCATCCCCAAAACCAAAAAGCAGATCCGGAAGAATGTTAGCCTATAATATTAAGAGCCTTCAATGGCATGGTGTTCTTATCGCTATCGATGATTTTGGTCAAGGGTTTCACGTAGACGAAGCAGTTGTCTCTCGTTTTATGCCCGATATTCTGAAGATCGATAAGAAAATTGTGCAGGAACCGAACAACAACAGAGATGTTTGGTTGTTAATAGAGTCAATCAGGAAAAGGTTCAATTTGAGTGTTGTTGCTGAAGGGGTTGAACACGCGAAAGATCTCGATTTTGTCGTGGGTGAAGGAATCCAACTTTGCCAAGGGTTCTATTTCGGAAGGCCAGACAGTTTGTGAGCGTTTGATACGAATTCATTGTGGGCTCATTTCTTTCAACACTCTAGATCTCGTTTCGAGATACGCTCATAACCCCAAGATTTTAGTGAGATGGTAACTCTCTCTGGCATATTAAACATCTTTGTTGCATTTTTTGTATAATGACTCGTTCGCAGAATGAGTTCAAAAGGAGATTTTTTGCGTTCTTCTTTCGTTTTTTGCGTTCAATTATCAGTTGGAGTTTAATGGAGTGAGTTTGATTTATTTAATAGCGGATTGTATTGCTTTTGATCCCCATGGTAAGTGTATATATAGGTATGATAGCTTCAATAGAAAACAAACTATCAAATATGATATTGGAGATAACTCTAGTGACATTCTTATGGAATTGATCGTCAGTGGAACGTATCTGTCAGTAGAGCAGCTTCTTGAAGAAGTTTGGAGAAAACAAAGGCAGGTAGAGGTTGATGTCACAAGTGTTAGGCAGGCTGTGTCTAAATTGAGAAGAAGTCTTAAGATAGTGGCACCTCAAGTTGATGTGATAAAGACGATTCCCAAAAAGGGTTATTTATTCGACGCTAACGTCGAGCTCATCAGTAAAGGTGGTAATAGAAAAGAACGAGCACCAGTAGTTGTTTTAGTTTTGCTAAGTATTGTTATGCTCGTGTTTTTAATTAATTTTTTTCATATTATATTAAAAGCCCTGAAGACTCACCTTTTTCTAAAGTTGTTGGTATTGATTTAGTTGACTCCAGTTTGAACGTAGTTCAATCAAAACACCACCCTGTTGATAAAAAACTACTGCCGATATTTAGCAAGTGCATATCAGAATTGAACCTCTTTGATGCTGATACTGTTGCTATTTACTCAACAACGGAAGACTTTTTATCTTTGACTGCATTCTATGAAGAGCCTAATAAAAGGCAGATAACGTTTAGGTTAATTCTATCCAAGGTTTTTAATAAGGAACATTATAAATGCGGTTTATTATAATTATAATTCTAACTCTAGATATAATCGCAGCAATGTTAAGTTTTATAGTATATTACTCTAAATATGATATTACGGGGCCTTTATGGGAAATTGATGAGGTGATACTGAGTCAAAATGTAGACATAGGGACCAAAGAAAACGCCAAATTCCACTTGGTTAAAGCTAAGTTTACACTATTGTATTTCTCCGATGGAAAGTTTACGGCATCTATTACTGCAGAGACCGATTACAAGAATGGATTGAAAGAGTCGGTTACACAGGAGTTTATGGGAAGTTGGGTGAGGCAAGGGGAATACATTGATATGAGGATAGATGACTCTCATTCTATAATGGGCTATCCAGACGACCAAACGCTTGTCGATAGAATTGATTATTACGCAAGAATCGCATTGGATCAGAGCTACATTGTTAACTATTACAAGGGAAGACTTGTTCTGATTTCTTCTCATGCGGGGGGACCTATGTTGACTCTTTTCCCTACATCAGTCTAAGTTAGGTTTTCATCTACCATAAAACCTAAATTTATATTTTTTTATACTTAAGTTTGCGTGTGATTTAGGATGGCATTTGTGTGATTCACAGAGATTCACTGTAACTTCCATGCGTTAAGTCAAAGAATGTGGGGAATTATTTGACCTCGTGACTTTGACCTATGCCATTTTCATCATATCTGAAAACCAAGCTAAACGATAACGAGTTTAGTTCTAAATCCATCATTGCTAAGTTGCAATTGTTTAGTTCATCGTTCGACAAGTTGGATCCAGTTACGCTCAGTCGTTGGGTAAATGGACGAACAATTCCCGCTCTAGAAAAGCAACTGTTAGTAGTACGTTGTTTCGACTTCAACTTTTACCCTAATCTACAACACATTATTGCACCTGCTGTTCCCCGTTCACAGTTCACAGTTTACGAATCGCTTTTCAATAATGTTGAGTCATCGTATCACAGCATACTGACTTATAAAGAAGCATCCGACTCGAGATTGAAACCCTCTATCGAGAAAGTTAACTGGTCTAAGCTGCAGTGTTTATTACCAGGGTTTTATGAATCTACTTTGTCTTATAACCGCGCCCTTCCCGTTTTAAATCGACTAGATGAAAATAATGTGACTTTCTGTTCATTGCGTAGTAGAGACAAAGTCATATCACATCTATCGATTAGTCATGATATTAATTATTTGAAAGCGATGTTTGGCCATAACGTAAATATTGACTTCGATAAGGAATCAGTCGTTTTTAATGTTGGATATTACTCTAATAGAGAACATTACAAAATATTAGTAGGGCTGCTTCTAAACCATATTTGTTATCATCATGAGAAAATTGAAGATTTTTATGTAATTGCAAGAGGCATGGGTTTTCTAAAATTAATTGAGAGCTTTGGGGGGAGCTATTATCAGCTAATAAAGAAGATAATGCTATTGGCAATGTTTATTTACTCAAGATGGATTTTATGAGAACAATAACGAATCCATTCGTGTTTTCTTTGCTGAAGGAATTATATGAAACTTATAAAGATATAAATTAGTACATTTTAGATAGTTAACAATACGTTTGTAAAATTTATTACTAGTCTAGTCGACTAGTCTTTTATGACAACATCATAATTGATATATAAAAATACAAGGATAATTATTATGCAAAAATTAATGAGAGTGAATTGCTAATGTTCATTAATTCAAGATACAAAGCTAGAAAATCGATAGTGGCACTTATGATTGCGCTAGTAACCGGTTGTAATGGAACATCTGATGACGGTAGCACGTCTCCTGGAAATAGTGGGCAGCTTCCTCCCCCAAGTGAGGGGACGTCGACTTTAAGTGCTGAAAATACGGTCAATTTATCACGAAATATGTCCTCTTCTCATGTGTTACTTGAGGGGAAAATACACTCGTCCTCTCAGAAAGGGAATAACATTGTCAGCTCTGTTAGCCCATTAACCGATCTCGAGTCATGTCAAGATATCTCAGTCGATTCTACAGGTTATTCGGTGAACTTCGATGATTTTGTCGGTGTTTGCGTATATAAATACGATGCAACAAACTCAGCCGTTCCTGACCAGAGAGCGTCTGCGTATGCCATTTCGGTCGCGCAGAAAAGTGTTGATAATGAAGTAGCGCTCTTTACGTCTATTTCAGAAACGACACTTGTGGGTGAAACTCTGGTTATTGATCTGAAAAACGATCCTAACTTTGTAACGCAAGTACCTGAAGGTTACACGATGGATCAAGACGTCACGCTCGTTGGTGAAGGTGAGGCAACGGCAGATGATACTAATCAAACTATTACCTACACACCCACAGAAGACTCTGGCTTTGCAAAAATTATTTACTCTTACAGTAATGGCAGTGAGGTCAAATTAGGAAATATTGCGATTTCTGTATCAACGTCTGCGAACGCCGCGCCTATCGCGCCGCGCATCGATTATTCAAATGATCCAAATGGATCAAGAGTCAATGCCAACGAAGAGGTGATTATCGATTTATCGACTTATGTTTCTGACGAAGACGGTGACTCACTTCAATTAATTTATGTTGATTCTTGGAACGCTGCGGTTTCACCTTTAGATACTGAAGATATGAATAACCTCAAGCTAAGGTTTGAAACAACAAAAGTAGGTGAACACTTTGTATCATATGTAGTTTCTGACCATTACGGTGGTTATGCCACAGGCATGTTGCGGATAGAAGTATATGACTCAGAAGCCGCCCCGAATTGGGGAAATCTTCCCTTAGATATGAAATATTACTTCGCACCGCTGGTTAAATCTGAAGCGGACGCCCAAGGCGTGACTTACACCAGTACTCACCTTGACGTAGGTGCTAACAATGCAAATGTAGCGACATTTAACTTCCAACAAGCAAAAGACTTGTGTAAAGCAAGTGGAAGGCTTCCAACCGCCGAAGAGCTAGCGGCATTAGCCAATATTGGAGGTGTTGGGCCTGCCGCGTACGACGGGTGGCCAGTCGAGATTGACTATTGGGCGCTTGACAGTGGTTCGGCGTCCATTGTTAGCTTGAAGTCCGGCCAAACAAGCGAAACCCCAAATGCAGGGGGGCAATATGTCACATGTGTAGGTGAAGGTGGCTACCGTATAGACAGTGCCAAGTCCAAATTGGTAGCGATTGGTGATGGAGAAGATCAAGCAAGTGTCGCAGTTCAGGCTACTTTCAATGGTGAACCTCTAGAAGGTATGACGGTGGAGGGCGCTGTGACTGGGAGCGCAAATCTGGTAAGTACTTCCCTTAAAACCGACGCAAACGGATACGCAAGCTTTAACGTGGTGGATGCGATATCTGAGCAGGTCACCTTTACAACCAACTTAGAAAACAGCACTTTCACACCATCTGTGCAGCTACAGTTTACTGGTAACCCTAACACGGCGGACTTGCAACTTACCGCGGTAACGGATAACCAACCAATGAGTGGAGTGAACGTTTTTGAGTCATCTTTGAAAGACGCCACCGGGGCTCCAGTGGCTGGACAAAAGATTGATTACAAAAATTTAGATCACTTGACTTTCACATTATCGAGTGAATTAACGAATAATGATGGAAAGCAAACCGTATCGGTGTCGACTGACGTACAAGGAGAGGATGAATACCCATACGTAGTGGATGCAACATATATTCGCCCCGATGAGTCCCAAGACACCCAATCACTGAATATGACCTTCTCGAATGGTCGATTAGAATCTGTTTCAAGCAAATCAGGGAATAACGCATTCGATCTTCAACACCCAAACTCTGTAACCGTTGTAGTGAGTGATGAGAGAGACACCCCGAACGAGGTAACGCTAAGAATTAAGGGACCGGCAGTCTTTACATCAAACGGAGGTAAAGAACTAAGTACAGATGCCTACACCCAGGCTATAGGTTCACTGCACTTTCTAACCCAGACTATTAAATACGACAACGAAAACGACAAAGAGAAGAACTCACTAGACAACATAAACTACGAAGTCGTAGTTACAGCGTACGGCGACACGATAACCACACCACAATACTTTACAAGGATTCCGCAAGCAGTAGGGAAGTCGGGTACAGTCTACGTCCAGTTACCTCGAAAAGAGGATGGGGAACCCTACACGGAAGAAGAACGAAAGACGGAATGCCAGGCCCGCGGTTTGTACACACCGGTAAACGAAATAGAAGGTTTTAACTGGGCCGCAGATCTGGGGTTCACATATTATGCTGATAGCATCTACGATACACCGGAAGCTGCGCAGAGTCTCCTAGACATGGGATGGCAGTTCACCCAACGCCAACCAGGTTCAAGCACTTCAAATCTGACGTTCGGTGTGAACGGACGCTGTAAATCAGGGTGCACGAATTACTTTACGAGCCTCTGGTCCCAAGCGCATAAAAAAGTTCCGGGCGAACACGACGAATGGGCAGAATGGGTAGTGGACAGCAGTTTCTACCAAGGCGATGCATTCGCATCGGAAAGGAACAACCTGATATGTGTGGTCCCAAAACTGTAGCTCATAAAGCATAGGGCACCAATATGGTGCCCTTTTTTGTTGAGTCTTATTTAGCACCCGAGGAACGTAGAACTCCTGATGTTGTTAAATGGTGAAAGAACAATGATCGAACAAGTGATTAATAATTTAGATGTGGCCTACCGTAAAATTTATCAAAGTAAATGCAAAACAAATGAAAGTAATGATTTGTGGCATCTTGCTCATGATTGGGGCAATCAAAGGGCGGAAATAAGTGATATGTTGCGACGGGAGTCATATCACTTTAGCCCCGTTCGTAGTTATGAGTACAAAGACAACAAGTATCTTTATACGTTTAGAACCGTAGACGCTTTGGTGATCAAAGCCATCGCGTTAACGTTAATTGAAGTATTGCCGAGATCTCCTTTATGTCATTCATACAAAGGGCATGGCGGTGTAAAGCAGGCCCTAGCGAGAGCACAGGTATGTGAGGGCACATACCTATTAAAGACAGATGTACAAGACTATTAC
Encoded proteins:
- a CDS encoding EAL domain-containing protein; amino-acid sequence: MPFSMQVNQREMLFTVVFQPIFDLEINTVIAMEVLSRVQSGSNIEAALKQISLNGNSREFTLALFKEIVSVCSLLPESVRYLSVNVTMVHMCNYRICDDLEELITRLSERKIKLVVELPEGEPSPKPKSRSGRMLAYNIKSLQWHGVLIAIDDFGQGFHVDEAVVSRFMPDILKIDKKIVQEPNNNRDVWLLIESIRKRFNLSVVAEGVEHAKDLDFVVGEGIQLCQGFYFGRPDSL
- a CDS encoding adhesion domain-containing protein; protein product: MSSSHVLLEGKIHSSSQKGNNIVSSVSPLTDLESCQDISVDSTGYSVNFDDFVGVCVYKYDATNSAVPDQRASAYAISVAQKSVDNEVALFTSISETTLVGETLVIDLKNDPNFVTQVPEGYTMDQDVTLVGEGEATADDTNQTITYTPTEDSGFAKIIYSYSNGSEVKLGNIAISVSTSANAAPIAPRIDYSNDPNGSRVNANEEVIIDLSTYVSDEDGDSLQLIYVDSWNAAVSPLDTEDMNNLKLRFETTKVGEHFVSYVVSDHYGGYATGMLRIEVYDSEAAPNWGNLPLDMKYYFAPLVKSEADAQGVTYTSTHLDVGANNANVATFNFQQAKDLCKASGRLPTAEELAALANIGGVGPAAYDGWPVEIDYWALDSGSASIVSLKSGQTSETPNAGGQYVTCVGEGGYRIDSAKSKLVAIGDGEDQASVAVQATFNGEPLEGMTVEGAVTGSANLVSTSLKTDANGYASFNVVDAISEQVTFTTNLENSTFTPSVQLQFTGNPNTADLQLTAVTDNQPMSGVNVFESSLKDATGAPVAGQKIDYKNLDHLTFTLSSELTNNDGKQTVSVSTDVQGEDEYPYVVDATYIRPDESQDTQSLNMTFSNGRLESVSSKSGNNAFDLQHPNSVTVVVSDERDTPNEVTLRIKGPAVFTSNGGKELSTDAYTQAIGSLHFLTQTIKYDNENDKEKNSLDNINYEVVVTAYGDTITTPQYFTRIPQAVGKSGTVYVQLPRKEDGEPYTEEERKTECQARGLYTPVNEIEGFNWAADLGFTYYADSIYDTPEAAQSLLDMGWQFTQRQPGSSTSNLTFGVNGRCKSGCTNYFTSLWSQAHKKVPGEHDEWAEWVVDSSFYQGDAFASERNNLICVVPKL
- a CDS encoding disulfide bond formation protein B — protein: MSQQHIITLNTFGLLGITIVLLMGSILQISLNELPCPLCLLQRLGFVMVMFGFMLNVVYGTAPSHYGITLVGALFGAVSALRQVSLHVIPGTLGFGSPVFGMHYYTWAFIIFSMTIFGVSILLIIWNKELSLETYYIGKFGRAVCILAIYAVFLNAISTFIECGPFECPADPVSYWLLDILR
- a CDS encoding transcriptional regulator; protein product: MSLIYLIADCIAFDPHGKCIYRYDSFNRKQTIKYDIGDNSSDILMELIVSGTYLSVEQLLEEVWRKQRQVEVDVTSVRQAVSKLRRSLKIVAPQVDVIKTIPKKGYLFDANVELISKGGNRKERAPVVVLVLLSIVMLVFLINFFHIILKALKTHLFLKLLVLI